One genomic region from Amaranthus tricolor cultivar Red isolate AtriRed21 chromosome 12, ASM2621246v1, whole genome shotgun sequence encodes:
- the LOC130796966 gene encoding probable UDP-arabinopyranose mutase 5 isoform X2, whose protein sequence is MSKIPPSLLSLTIDSALLHLSSFSDISHLPGHILFDLLLGTLRAGKLNEKILKLFLASGDDKVLSFIQSLNIQLVTPVLPTRNIKDDHVDIVIGALQSDLTSFMDAWRPFFSRFHLIIVKDPLLKEDLKIPDGFNVDMYTKSDMDKAVGSSLTSQLFSGYSCRYYGYLVSKRKYIISIDDDCIPAKDDNGFLVDAVSQHLFNLASPATPLFFNTLYDPYRKGADFVRGYPFSLREGVPCALSCGLWLNLADLDAPTQALKPEQRNTRYVDAVLTVPTKAMMTLSGINIAFDREILGPALFPGLKLTKEGNLRWETMQDVFSGMCAKVTCDHLKIGVKTGLPYVWREERGDAIQSLKKDWEGMKLMEDAVPFFESIQLPPEAVNAEECMLEIAKLLKDKFDAEKNSVFIQAADAMIEWVKLWKKAVPASN, encoded by the exons ATGAGTAAGATTCCGCCATCCTTGCTTTCCCTTACAATCGATTCTGCTCTTCtccatctttcttctttttctgATATTTCTCATCTTCCTGGTCACATTCTCTTCGATCTACTTTTG GGAACATTGAGAGCTGGAAAATTGAATGAGAAGATCTTGAAATTGTTCTTAGCTTCTGGTGACGACAAAGTTCTTTCCTTCATTCAATCGCTCAATATTCAGCTAGTTACTCCAGTACTTCCCACCCGTAA CATTAAGGATGATCATGTGGATATTGTGATTGGTGCTCTACAGTCTGACCTAACATCTTTCATGGATGCATGGAGACCTTTTTTCTCCCGTTTCCACTTGATTATTGTGAAAGACCCTCTCCTGAAGGAAGATCTAAAGATTCCAGATGGATTCAATGTTGATATGTACACAAAGTCTGATATGGATAAGGCTGTAGGATCTTCATTGACTTCCCAGCTTTTCTCGGGCTATTCTTGTCGCTACTATGGTTATCTTGTCTCTAAAAGGAAATATATAATCTCGATTGATGATGATTGTATTCCAGCCAAGGATGATAACGGATTTCTTGTAGACGCTGTATCCCAGCATCTTTTCAACCTTGCAAGCCCGGCTACCCCTCTCTTCTTCAATACTCTTTATGATCCATATCGCAAAGGAGCTGACTTTGTTCGTGGGTACCCATTTAGCCTGCGAGAAGGGGTTCCATGTGCTCTTTCATGTGGGCTGTGGCTCAACTTAGCAGACTTGGATGCTCCAACCCAAGCTCTCAAGCCTGAGCAGAGAAACACGAGATATGTTGATGCTGTTCTTACTGTTCCCACCAAGGCTATGATGACGCTAAGTGGAATCAACATAGCGTTTGATCGGGAGATTCTGGGTCCCGCTTTGTTTCCAGGTTTGAAGCTGACGAAGGAAGGAAATTTAAGATGGGAAACCATGCAAGATGTGTTCTCCGGAATGTGTGCAAAGGTCACCTGTGACCACTTGAAGATTGGGGTGAAAACCGGACTGCCGTATGTCTGGAGAGAGGAAAGAGGCGATGCAATTCAGAGCTTGAAGAAAGACTGGGAAGGTATGAAGCTGATGGAAGACGCAGTTCCTTTCTTCGAGTCCATCCAACTGCCACCTGAAGCAGTTAATGCTGAGGAATGTATGTTGGAGATAGCAAAACTATTGAAGGATAAATTCGATGCTGAAAAGAACTCTGTGTTTATTCAAGCTGCTGATGCGATGATCGAGTGGGTTAAGCTTTGGAAGAAGGCAGTACCGGCTTCCAATTAG
- the LOC130796962 gene encoding uncharacterized protein LOC130796962: MALSIKQMALLTSFFGICSFICGVIAENKKPATGTPIPGKGVVICKYPSDPTVVLGYISFGALLICTTSGYMSVFYPYNKKAIPFGALFRSKALLVFFNIAWITAGLAAALLIWPTITEQFHLSQTVHRNLNYSCPTAKTGVLGGGAFVSLDSCLFWLICLMLTNNVREDYFEEVEGPRKGEIINDDENTLVSEALKHASIA, translated from the exons aTGGCGTTAAGCATAAAACAAATGGCTTTACTTACTTCCTTCTTTGGGATTTGCTCTTTTATATGTGGTGTTATTGCTGAAAACAAAAAG CCTGCTACAGGGACACCAATTCCCGGGAAAGGAGTAGTAATTTGCAAGTATCCCTCTGATCCAACTGTGGTTCTCGGATATATTTCTTTTGGTGCTCTTCTTATATGTACTACTTCTGGGTATATGTCTGTATTTTACCCCTATAACAAGAAAGCAATTCCATTTGGCGCTCTCTTCCGTAGCAAAGCATTGCTCGTCTTCTTCAATATTGCATG GATAACTGCTGGTCTAGCTGCTGCATTGCTCATATGGCCAACAATCACAGAGCAATTCCATTTAAGTCAAACAGTACATCGCAACCTAAACTACTCTTGCCCAACTGCTAAGACCGGAGTCCTTGGAGGTGGTGCCTTTGTATCCCTCGACTCATGCCTCTTTTGGTTGATTTGCCTCATGTTAACCAACAATGTTCGAGAAGATTACTTCGAAGAGGTCGAAGGACCCCGGAAAggagaaatcataaatgatgATGAGAACACTCTTGTTTCAGAGGCCTTGAAGCATGCTAGCATTGCGTAA
- the LOC130796967 gene encoding uncharacterized protein LOC130796967, with protein MEEIDPGDEEYCWKMEDFREYSRAHDINSQLSWIWRKGVNMGKKMVVMGVVVSSATIVLPPLVALSAIGFAFSVPAGFVIATYACGEKLMNTLLPLPSPPFEQYESTSSDDEEYRVYSENSYEEKEYEEDTRKSIESRIELVEVNNREINNYNQTPVNKGELDKRSSKVSEILEEGGCEEDAEECMEDEEIPALDSKIIPDILEGIKEAEEEISRMDKKGMPRNSLRAVVLEAQIGGENEDNVDQVTKSMAFVPPRVNKIDENKYVENLAGIEEDELRSESMGLIEKMRDEDEKDQQREHSPEEKAPNLTVITEEAEPALDDKEMINSLKSDANFDYISFEVEENDLMQDEPKSAVETQLVVNVKIDGDHTVTEVHQGSSIDKIETLIFPIQETRQMVDETLILHNEEPRDVAEESKIDLPDNGSVALDEMTESMVKIHEGEDQSLSNVVGIAFDYHEVVIESAMPAYEHADAAPDQGITAVSDKVKVDEEKVWEQINALRTIVGCTDTPRTSYAEELNALYVFTGVEPPVSTKGPADLSEIDEKLHFLMSIVGVK; from the exons ATGGAAGAAATTGATCCTGGTGATGAAGAGTACTGCTGGAAAATGGAGGATTTTCGGGAGTACTCAAGAGCACATGACATAAATAGCCAATTAAGCTGGATATGGAGAAAAGGGGTAAATATGGGGAAGAAAATGGTGGTGATGGGTGTTGTTGTTTCATCAGCCACAattgttcttcctcctcttgtGGCTTTGTCTGCTATTGGATTTGCCTTTTCTGTCCCTGCTGGTTTTGTTATCGCTACATATGCATGTGGTGAGAAGCTTATGAACACTTTACTTCCCTTACCTTCTCCACCTTTTGAGCAATATGAGTCGACATCTAGTGACGATGAAGAATACAGGGTTTATAGTGAGAATAGCTatgaagaaaaagaatatgAAGAGGATACTAGAAAGAGTATAGAATCAAGGATTGAATTGGTTGAGGTAAATAATAGGGAAATCAATAACTATAATCAAACACCCGTCAATAAGGGcgaattagataaaaggtcatcAAAAGTGAGTGAGATTCTTGAAGAAGGGGGATGCGAGGAAGATGCGGAGGAGTGCATGGAGGATGAGGAGATACCTGCGTTAGACTCAAAAATAATTCCTGACATATTAGAAGGAATCAAAGAGGCAGAGGAAGAGATTTCTCGTATGGATAAGAAAGGGATGCCAAGAAACTCTTTAAGGGCAGTTGTATTAGAGGCTCAGATAGGCGGGGAGAATGAAGACAACGTTGATCAAGTAACGAAAAGCATGGCTTTTGTGCCACCTAGAGTAAATAAAATTGACGAGAACAAGTACGTGGAAAATTTAGCTGGTATAGAAGAGGACGAACTGAGAAGTGAGTCTATGGGATTGATTGAAAAAATGAGGGATGAGGATGAAAAAGACCAGCAGAGAGAACACAGTCCTGAGGAAAAAGCACCTAATCTTACTGTCATCACTGAAGAAGCTGAACCAGCCTTGGATGACAAGGAAATGATAAATAGTCTCAAAAGTGATGCAAATTTTGATTACATAAGCTTTGAGGTAGAGGAGAATGACTTAATGCAAGACGAGCCAAAATCTGCGGTAGAAACTCAGCTTGTGGTAAATGTGAAGATAGACGGTGATCATACCGTCACTGAAGTTCATCAAGGAAGCAGTATAGATAAGATTGAGACTTTGATATTTCCTATTCAAGAAACACGGCAGATGgttgatgaaactttgatcctTCACAATGAAGAACCTAGGGATGTTGCCGAAGAAAGTAAGATCGATTTGCCTGACAATGGATCCGTGGCACTCGATGAAATGACAGAATCGATGGTTAAGATCCATGAAG GGGAAGATCAATCTCTAAGTAATGTAGTTGGAATAGCTTTTGATTATCATGAGGTTGTGATTGAGTCAGCAATGCCGGCCTATGAACATGCTGATGCTGCACCAGATCAAGGAATTACTGCTGTTTCTGACAAGGTAAAAG TGGACGAGGAGAAGGTATGGGAGCAAATCAATGCTTTGCGAACCATTGTGGGATGCACGGATACTCCACGTACTTCGTATGCAGAAGAGCTCAATGCTCTTTACGTGTTTACTGGTGTTGAGCCACCAGTATCGACCAAGGGCCCTGCTGATCTTTCCGAGATTGATGAAAAACTTCACTTTCTTATGTCAATAGTTGGTGTCAAGTAG
- the LOC130796964 gene encoding late embryogenesis abundant protein D-29-like, with protein MASLSFVARKCTPNVKALQTITKRFVQSGSSSPSQEAANTAKRGLNEALRAGENLKNQTVSTTENIADSTKESAHGVADKAKEAAQGAWESAKETAQKTKDNVFNKADEAKESVKETAKRSMNTKNNPNC; from the exons ATGGCAAGCTTATCTTTTGTTGCTAGAAAATGTACACCTAATGTTAAGGCTCTTCAGACTATTACCAAAAGATTTGTTCAATCT GGATCTAGCTCACCCTCTCAAGAAGCAGCAAACACAGCCAAAAGAGGTCTCAACGAGGCTCTAAGGGCCGGTGAAAACCTAAAAAATCAGACTGTTTCCACCACTGAAAAC ATTGCGGATAGCACAAAGGAATCAGCACATGGTGTAGCAGATAAAGCAAAAGAAGCAGCCCAAGGAGCTTGGGAATCAGCAAAGGAAACAGCCCAAAAGACTAAGGACAATGTCTTTAACAAGGCTGATGAAGCTAAGGAAAGTGTCAAAGAGACTGCAAAACGCAGCATGAACACCAAGAACAACCCCAATTGTTAG
- the LOC130796966 gene encoding probable UDP-arabinopyranose mutase 5 isoform X1 yields MAQFSIKDDHVDIVIGALQSDLTSFMDAWRPFFSRFHLIIVKDPLLKEDLKIPDGFNVDMYTKSDMDKAVGSSLTSQLFSGYSCRYYGYLVSKRKYIISIDDDCIPAKDDNGFLVDAVSQHLFNLASPATPLFFNTLYDPYRKGADFVRGYPFSLREGVPCALSCGLWLNLADLDAPTQALKPEQRNTRYVDAVLTVPTKAMMTLSGINIAFDREILGPALFPGLKLTKEGNLRWETMQDVFSGMCAKVTCDHLKIGVKTGLPYVWREERGDAIQSLKKDWEGMKLMEDAVPFFESIQLPPEAVNAEECMLEIAKLLKDKFDAEKNSVFIQAADAMIEWVKLWKKAVPASN; encoded by the coding sequence ATGGCCCAATTCAGCATTAAGGATGATCATGTGGATATTGTGATTGGTGCTCTACAGTCTGACCTAACATCTTTCATGGATGCATGGAGACCTTTTTTCTCCCGTTTCCACTTGATTATTGTGAAAGACCCTCTCCTGAAGGAAGATCTAAAGATTCCAGATGGATTCAATGTTGATATGTACACAAAGTCTGATATGGATAAGGCTGTAGGATCTTCATTGACTTCCCAGCTTTTCTCGGGCTATTCTTGTCGCTACTATGGTTATCTTGTCTCTAAAAGGAAATATATAATCTCGATTGATGATGATTGTATTCCAGCCAAGGATGATAACGGATTTCTTGTAGACGCTGTATCCCAGCATCTTTTCAACCTTGCAAGCCCGGCTACCCCTCTCTTCTTCAATACTCTTTATGATCCATATCGCAAAGGAGCTGACTTTGTTCGTGGGTACCCATTTAGCCTGCGAGAAGGGGTTCCATGTGCTCTTTCATGTGGGCTGTGGCTCAACTTAGCAGACTTGGATGCTCCAACCCAAGCTCTCAAGCCTGAGCAGAGAAACACGAGATATGTTGATGCTGTTCTTACTGTTCCCACCAAGGCTATGATGACGCTAAGTGGAATCAACATAGCGTTTGATCGGGAGATTCTGGGTCCCGCTTTGTTTCCAGGTTTGAAGCTGACGAAGGAAGGAAATTTAAGATGGGAAACCATGCAAGATGTGTTCTCCGGAATGTGTGCAAAGGTCACCTGTGACCACTTGAAGATTGGGGTGAAAACCGGACTGCCGTATGTCTGGAGAGAGGAAAGAGGCGATGCAATTCAGAGCTTGAAGAAAGACTGGGAAGGTATGAAGCTGATGGAAGACGCAGTTCCTTTCTTCGAGTCCATCCAACTGCCACCTGAAGCAGTTAATGCTGAGGAATGTATGTTGGAGATAGCAAAACTATTGAAGGATAAATTCGATGCTGAAAAGAACTCTGTGTTTATTCAAGCTGCTGATGCGATGATCGAGTGGGTTAAGCTTTGGAAGAAGGCAGTACCGGCTTCCAATTAG